Proteins encoded by one window of Xanthomonas sp. DAR 80977:
- the glmS gene encoding glutamine--fructose-6-phosphate transaminase (isomerizing), with product MCGIVGAIAERDVVPVLIEGLKRLEYRGYDSSGIAVVAGDGVRRVRRTGRVAEMESAALAEDLHATLGIGHTRWATHGGVTEANAHPHVSHGDLALVHNGIIENHEQQRERLRALGYVFESQTDTEVIAHLIHHHAAQGLSLLAALQAAAKELTGAYALAAVSRSRPDVLVCARMGCPLLIGLGEGENFIASDVSAVLQATRRVIFLEEGDTAELSRTGVQVYDAEDQPVQREVHMSEVSLASLELGPYRHFMQKEIHEQPRALADTLEALFDAGGFDTALFGRNADALLADVEGVQILACGTSYYAGLTARYWIESIAGLPCSVEIASEYRYRAAHANPRQLIVTISQSGETLDTMEALKYAKSLGHAKTLSICNVPESAIPRASALVLYTRAGAEIGVASTKAFTTQLAALFQLTCVLAKLRGRLSEAQEADCLEQLRYLPGSVQHALNLEPQIAVWAERFADKHNALFLGRGLHYPIALEGALKLKEITYIHAEGYPAGELKHGPLALVDANMPVVVIAPNDALLEKVKSNMQEVRARGGELFVFADQDSHFSESEGVHVIRTPRHAGLLSPVVHTIPVQLLAYHTALARGTDVDKPRNLAKSVTVE from the coding sequence ATGTGCGGGATCGTGGGTGCGATAGCGGAGCGGGACGTGGTGCCGGTGCTGATCGAAGGCCTGAAGCGTCTGGAATATCGCGGCTACGACTCCTCCGGCATCGCCGTGGTCGCCGGCGACGGCGTGCGCCGGGTGCGCCGCACCGGGCGCGTGGCGGAGATGGAAAGCGCGGCGCTGGCCGAGGATCTGCACGCCACGCTGGGCATCGGCCACACCCGCTGGGCCACCCATGGCGGCGTCACCGAGGCCAACGCGCATCCGCACGTCAGCCACGGCGACCTGGCGCTGGTGCACAACGGCATCATCGAGAACCACGAGCAGCAGCGCGAACGGCTGCGCGCGCTGGGCTACGTGTTCGAGTCGCAGACCGACACCGAGGTCATCGCCCACCTGATCCACCACCACGCCGCGCAGGGCCTGTCGCTGCTGGCGGCGCTGCAGGCCGCGGCGAAGGAGCTGACCGGCGCCTACGCGCTGGCCGCGGTCAGCAGGTCGCGCCCGGACGTGCTGGTCTGCGCGCGCATGGGCTGCCCGCTGCTGATCGGCCTGGGCGAGGGCGAGAACTTCATCGCCTCCGACGTGTCGGCGGTGCTGCAGGCCACGCGCCGGGTGATCTTCCTGGAAGAGGGCGACACCGCCGAGCTGAGCCGGACCGGGGTGCAGGTGTACGACGCCGAGGACCAACCAGTGCAGCGCGAGGTGCACATGTCCGAGGTGTCGCTGGCCTCGCTGGAACTGGGCCCGTACCGCCATTTCATGCAGAAGGAGATCCACGAGCAGCCGCGCGCGCTGGCCGACACGCTGGAAGCGCTGTTCGACGCCGGCGGCTTCGACACCGCGCTGTTCGGCCGCAACGCCGATGCGCTGCTGGCCGACGTCGAGGGCGTGCAGATCCTCGCCTGCGGCACCAGCTACTACGCCGGGCTGACCGCGCGCTACTGGATCGAGTCGATCGCCGGCCTGCCGTGCAGCGTGGAGATCGCCAGCGAGTACCGCTACCGCGCCGCGCACGCCAATCCGCGCCAGCTGATCGTCACCATTTCCCAGTCCGGCGAGACCCTAGACACGATGGAGGCGCTGAAATACGCCAAGTCGTTGGGCCACGCCAAGACCCTGTCGATCTGCAACGTGCCCGAGAGCGCGATCCCGCGCGCCAGCGCGCTGGTGCTGTACACGCGCGCCGGCGCCGAGATCGGCGTCGCCTCGACCAAGGCCTTCACCACCCAGCTGGCGGCGCTGTTCCAGCTCACCTGCGTGCTGGCCAAGCTGCGCGGGCGCCTGAGCGAAGCGCAGGAAGCCGATTGCCTGGAACAGCTGCGCTACCTGCCGGGCAGCGTGCAGCATGCGCTGAACCTGGAACCGCAGATCGCGGTGTGGGCCGAGCGCTTCGCCGACAAGCACAACGCGCTGTTCCTGGGCCGCGGCCTGCACTATCCGATCGCGCTGGAAGGCGCGCTCAAGCTCAAGGAAATCACCTACATCCACGCCGAGGGCTACCCGGCCGGCGAACTCAAGCACGGCCCGCTGGCGCTGGTCGACGCCAACATGCCGGTGGTGGTGATCGCGCCCAACGACGCGCTGCTGGAGAAGGTGAAGTCCAACATGCAGGAGGTGCGCGCGCGCGGCGGCGAGCTGTTCGTGTTCGCCGACCAGGACAGCCACTTCAGCGAATCCGAAGGCGTGCACGTGATCCGCACGCCGCGCCACGCCGGCCTGCTCAGCCCGGTGGTGCACACCATCCCGGTGCAGTTGCTCGCGTATCACACCGCGCTGGCGCGCGGCACCGATGTGGACAAGCCGCGCAACCTGGCCAAGTCGGTGACGGTGGAGTAG